In Haematobia irritans isolate KBUSLIRL chromosome 1, ASM5000362v1, whole genome shotgun sequence, a genomic segment contains:
- the htl gene encoding heartless: MALRTRHPHPCPAANRQAKHSVYTAIFNSKRWLIITLTVIATFTTLHIQSVEAMARRSAASDTTDYDYGYSSPNVDIQKRSDSLLDNVMDNNQDNNERGTADDNENNERDTDEKGDFMPRFKNPKNLRNIYPKPSGSFIQLSCPAIGKPEPNITWLLNGTKIARSVGRVKKTKWAILMEDLVPSDSGLYTCKVCNPLGCINHTTKLHISDRVNHKPIVLKAPSNLTLFINESGEMECEYLSDLFSMKSWTFTPCNATHCSTNSTVLQGIEDVLTFENVTREQEGWYTCMEMNGLGKSITNAYLRVLDPSETKVSKVIRSQTLWEVVVATVILLMLLLLAIFIYYVWRKMKHEKLLKQRIETVHQWTKKVIVYKPASGDSSGSMDAMIMPVVKIEKQRTTVLQSSNSEPAPFNEYEFPLDSNWEIPRNNLILGATLGEGAFGRVVMAEVNNSIVAVKMVKEGHTDDDIASLVREMEVMKIIGKHINIINLLGCCSQNGPLYVIVEFAPHGNLKDFLNKNRPIKEYDKDGNLTPPQHRLTEKHLISFAFQIARGMEYLASRRCIHRDLAARNVLVSDDYVMKIADFGLARDIQDTDYYRKNTNGRLPIKWMAPESLQEKFYDSQSDVWSYGILLWEIMTFGAQPYPTIMSAEELYSYLMSGQRMEKPAKCSLNIYMLMRQCWHFDGNARPTFSEIVENLDKLLLSNEDYLDVAVANLETPPSSSDEEESDAESMRYHYK; this comes from the coding sequence ATGGCGTTAAGAACACGACATCCGCATCCGTGTCCAGCAGCAAATAGACAAGCAAAACATTCGGTTTATACGGCCATATTTAATTCAAAACGATGGTTAATCATTACCTTAACCGTTATCGCTACATTTACTACACTCCACATACAATCGGTGGAGGCTATGGCCAGACGTTCAGCAGCAAGTGATACAACAGATTATGATTATGGTTACTCTTCACCAAATGTGGATATACAAAAACGATCGGATTCTCTTTTGGATAATGTAATGGATAATAATCAAGATAATAATGAGCGCGGAACGGCAGATGATAATGAGAACAATGAAAGAGATACCGATGAGAAAGGGGATTTTATGCCGAGGTTTAAAAATCCCAAAAACCTAAGAAATATCTATCCCAAACCTTCGGGTAGTTTTATACAATTGAGCTGTCCAGCCATAGGAAAACCTGAGCCAAACATTACGTGGCTATTGAATGGCACGAAGATAGCCAGAAGTGTGGGCCGTGTTAAGAAaaccaaatgggccatattaatGGAAGATTTAGTACCCTCAGATTCTGGATTATACACGTGCAAAGTTTGTAATCCCTTGGGATGTATAAATCATACCACAAAACTCCATATCAGTGATCGAGTCAATCATAAACCCATAGTCCTCAAGGCTCCCTCAAATCTTACATTGTTCATTAATGAAAGTGGAGAAATGGAATGTGAATATCTTTCGGATTTGTTTAGTATGAAAAGTTGGACTTTTACACCTTGCAATGCCACCCATTGTTCTACGAATAGCACGGTGCTGCAGGGTATAGAAGATGTTTTGACTTTTGAAAATGTCACTCGGGAACAAGAGGGTTGGTATACATGCATGGAAATGAATGGCTTGGGGAAATCCATAACAAATGCCTATCTAAGGGTTTTGGATCCCAGTGAAACTAAAGTATCGAAAGTTATACGATCGCAGACCTTGTGGGAAGTGGTAGTGGCCACAGTGATTTTGTTGATGCTCTTACTATTGGCCATATTCATCTACTATGTATGGCGTAAGATGAAACATGAGAAATTGTTGAAGCAACGCATAGAGACTGTACACCAATGGACCAAGAAGGTTATTGTGTATAAACCTGCCTCGGGAGATTCTTCAGGATCCATGGATGCCATGATTATGcctgtagttaaaatagaaaaacaaagaACCACAGTTTTACAGAGCTCCAATTCCGAACCAGCCCCCTTCAATGAATATGAATTCCCCTTGGATTCAAATTGGGAAATACCTAGAAATAATTTGATCTTAGGAGCCACTTTGGGTGAAGGAGCTTTTGGCCGAGTGGTTATGGCTGAAGTCAATAATTCCATAGTAGCTGTTAAAATGGTCAAAGAAGGTCATACCGATGATGATATAGCCAGTTTGGTAAGAGAAATGGAGGTAATGAAAATCATAGGAAAACACATCAATATCATCAATCTTCTGGGATGCTGCTCTCAAAATGGACCCCTCTATGTCATTGTAGAATTTGCTCCTCATGGCAATCTCAAAGATTTCCTCAATAAAAATCGTCCCATTAAGGAATACGATAAGGATGGCAATCTAACACCTCCCCAACATCGTTTGACTGAGAAACATTTAATATCCTTTGCCTTTCAAATTGCCAGGGGCATGGAATATTTGGCCTCACGTCGTTGCATCCATCGTGATTTGGCTGCCCGTAATGTTCTAGTCTCCGATGATTATGTCATGAAGATAGCCGATTTTGGTTTAGCTCGAGATATTCAAGATACCGATTATTATCGTAAAAATACCAATGGTCGTTTACCCATTAAATGGATGGCTCCCGAATCACTGCAAGAGAAATTCTATGATTCTCAAAGTGATGTCTGGTCCTATGGTATTTTACTATGGGAAATTATGACATTTGGAGCTCAACCCTATCCCACAATAATGTCAGCCGAAGAACTCTACAGTTATCTAATGTCAGGGCAGCGTATGGAAAAACCTGCTAAGTGTTCGCTGAATATCTATATGCTAATGCGTCAATGTTGGCATTTTGATGGTAATGCGAGACCTACTTTCTCAGAGATTGTAGAGAATCTGGATAAGCTACTGCTGAGTAATGAAGACTATCTAGATGTGGCGGTGGCGAATTTGGAAACTCCACCATCGTCGAGTGATGAAGAAGAGTCCGATGCTGAATCCATGCGTTATcattataaatga